The DNA sequence ttcccgaattaaggccccccctctaattaacgcacccacccattttggaggggaaaaaaatcaacaagaacgggaaaaaatcacctacctcatttttataagtccacataataagtaatttacagtactaaagtccaatgtattaaaaattaaacacacttttaaacagtccatgtaccataagtccaaaacatttgtactaagtacggtacgtaacagaaaattaaacggtaaatacatttttgatttgtttttacaccactcgcgcacacgcttcctgccgactttaaacaaacttgcagcaatgtgtttacgatatacccttttcttcggcagttttaagaacttttaatttaaaagcaggcacagcagcgtgtcaaaccattgacattgtgtattgcgcaattagctacccgcatgtactaaggaaaatgttatcagagtacacagctgtttgggtcatgacgtaatgtgtagtgtcgcgagcgtgtcaaaaagccagacatggaatacacgaggtacggtaccgtatttaaatgcataaaagacacactgcattaaattggattccaaataattacgtttttggGGGAtttaacaacacagaaacactttacggctagtttgaacgatgtttttaagttttgtaaaaattttcattttttatttttttcctcaaataaacgccccctctttggaaaatgtaacgccccggggggcgttaatacgggaaaatacggtaatacTTTTTTCGGTTCGTGTATGTCCGAGTGCCATAGATATTATCTATGTCATGATTATGttttaaggttatgcattgttgtatattacatattttcaacagcattttcaaaagcatgtaTTATTTGATTACACTATGCTGTATGCCAgtgttatttattatattacCTTTTGAGTTTGCTTTGTTGTGCATCTGCAGGTCAAATTTTCTCAATCCCAGGTGAATTATTCTAATGTAAAAAagctgtacattctattttaatgtttttattagtCAATCGAGAGCCaaatcaagacaaatatatttcttcactcTTCACTCACTCCtgatcttctcaaaaaccaaaattaaaaaaaaaaaaaaaaaatatttttaactcatctgattttttgaaaaaaaaagatgagttgtTGTCATCACTTGTTCGGTGTCGCGTtggcgtctgtgtcggcgttgcctggttaagttttatgtttaggtcggcttttctcctaaactatcaaagctatggctttgaaacttggaacacttgttcaccatcataagctgactctgtacagcaagaaacataactccatcctccattttgcaagatttatggccccttttaaatcatctttttctcctaaactgtcagagctattgctttaaaacttgcaacgcttgttcaccatcataagctgagcctgtacagcaagaaacataactccatcctgctttttgcaagatttatggccccttttggacttagaaaatatcagatttcttggttaagttttatgtttaggtcaactttttctcttaaactatcaaagctattgctttgaaacttgcaacacttgttcaccatcataagctgaccctgtacatcaaaaaacataactctatcctgctttttgcaagaattattgccccttttggacttagaaaatcagttttcttgctcgagtattatgtttaagtcagcttttctcataaactatcaaagctattgctttaaaacttgcaacagtttttcaccatcatgaccggacgctgtacatcaagaaacagaactctatcctgttttttgcaagaatgatggccctttttagacatAGAAAATCAGAggtatacaaaaaaatcagatgagcatcagcacccgcaaggcggtgctcttgttttcgcttgccgcctcaattttttcagaaaaaaaaaatcttatgaaCAACTTTTCAGTTTGATGTGGCCTTAATGATATATCGGATCAGTAATTTGTTCTGTATATATTATCTAATTTCTGATAAATCAGCTATTGCCAGACTTGATTTACTTATAGTCACAATATTTTAACTACTCTCAGCAGTGTTTGTACCATTCATACATTAAAATTAAACACTTGAAACACTTTCAAAGAAACACATAAAATTAAGGGTTTaagatataaaatgtgtaaaaagattaaaaaaatattttaccatggtGCAACCTGCACCGGATACAGTATTTTCTATGTTCATGCTCGGATTGTTGAAAAAACTTCCTTTCCAACCATCATGACCACACTCCTATTTATGTGGTTAACTATTAGGTGAAACTTAGTCCTTCACTGAGCGactttttgatttcttttaacaGGGTAAAAAACTAAATATGCACCATGGAGTTAGGAAAGTTGTTGGGTGTATCTTTACTTAAcaataaaaactttttatgttttatctgTAAGACTAGTGGGAAATTTGATCGCGTTCAGCacgattgtaaaaaaaaaaacgtcgaCTGAAACAGTCTTTGAAACGATGAATTACTTACTGCCAGCATATCCAAGTATTTCATTGCCAGTATGGACTGTTTTAACGCTCTTCCGAatgacagaacagaacaaaagAGAAGCGAATTACTGAGACTCCCTGGCAGCTTTCTACACTTAAAATCACCCCAAAATGCGATATTGATGTAATATTTAAACTAACTTTGTCATGACAGATTCTACTTTGCAATAACTACAAGATGAAAATGCTGCAAAAATGTCGTGCATAAATCTGTCCTGTGATTTCAGTAAAATATAACAATGAAATTAATGACAAATGTACGACACAGCAATTTGAATTCGTCATTAAGCAACTAGTATGGTTTTCTGCGCATATTTTACTATAAAATTTAGGGTGTCTAAACATTTAAACGTCGGTTGCACATAGCTCATGTAGTTCAGTAATACGTTATTGCGACTATAGCAGTTATATAAATTGTATAgatcataattatgtaattataaatatAGTGCAAATGAGTCCAGCAACAACATTTTAACGACATTAACGACAGCCCTCACCAGAATCGAACTTGCAGTACTTGTGTAGGGTCAGAGTCTATCACTATGTCATCATGTAATTGATTGATCttgtaagttatttataataaacaatttttcaaCAAGATATAACTATTGACGGAGAGTCCTATCTAAATACTTAGGACAAAAACCAAACAAGCAACACATAGAGAGATAGATATAATTACAGCTTTTAAATTACTAATATAAGAAAACACAATGAAATTGCAGTGATCAATTAGTAGGATCAATACGCCATTGACTTATACTGATTTTGAGATAGAACCTCAGACTTACAAAGATTGGAGAAACccattaaataaagtctaaaaGTATTTGTAAGTCCTTAAAATAACCAAAcgtttactttaaaaaatgtgaGTGTTAAGAAACTGAACTGTAattgcaaagaatgacaactcttgtcCATGTGTTGGTATCTGTCAAGTTCTTAAAAAGTTAAATTCGCTTGCACTGTTTTGACACAATAATGAAGACgattattgaatttattttagCTCTATTGTTATGACAGCTTctagcttatttgaaccactctcgagtccgtttcctggaaaagccagtactgaTGTCATGTGGGGAGTAGTTGTGACCCTAgttgggctcgaacccacaacccctggGTTGGGCGGCCGTGTATGATTAAACACTTGCTGCTTCACAGATATAGATGTTTTGTCAAGAAAATAACAGATCAGCAATACGATCGTAAAGTTGATTAATATAAATGAGTCTACAATCTTTTCAGCTTAGTGTTCAAATTGTATTTGTGAATGTTTTTCGACAAATAGATAACAATTATTTTTCCTATATCAGGATACCAGCATGATTCAGGAATTCCTGTTGTCCGGCTCTGTCGGCGTAACATGTCTTGTTGCCTTGGTTACTGGCCTTGTTGTGTACTGGTTGATACAAAAATGGAAGTACAAGTTCCCGCCCGGGCCATCTGGGCTCCCCCTCCTTGGAAACGCCTTACGTAAGTAACATTTGTGATACTCAATGCCAACATGCTGATAGGTTTATTTATCGATATATGGTGTTaattgtttgacttttttaccTTTGAATCTGCATAAGAAAATTGCACAAAGCTTATTGCATtgagttttatcaaatttcacCATACAGTTACCTCGTATTTTCATGTTTACTTTCTTGCAGATCCATTTTGTATTTACAGTATTTTTCTGTACGACGGCTTTTTTTAACTTGACGAAACTCGTAGTTTTCACCATGTTTGATTTACATAAATTTGTTCTATATTACATACATATTCATTATTATAATGCAGAGATGGATTCGAAAAAGCTGCATGAACAAGCGTTTGAGTGGTCAAAGAAGTATGGACCAGTGATCACAGTTAGACTAGGTATAATTGTTAAACTTACAGTCACCGGTATTTGACCAATGTATATGCAGTTAAGTTTGACTTTAATATTTGTGCTATCATGTTTTTAACCAGTATCATTGATATCAGATTTGAAGCTAGTATATGTCCACTTCAGTTTGATGAGTTTCCCTCCTGCTTATTGCATACAACTGATCGTCGATTATCAGAACGGCAGCTGATTTTTAACTTATTGAAATTTACGTTTTGTGTGACTGCTTAGCGAGAATGGATAATTTCGTGGGACGGGACAGATGGGTGTGAGAAAGTTAATCGTTAATCTTGGTGATCATGAGTTGAAACCTTGTTTGTACGGAGGTTGGGGACGGGATCTTGGTTGCTTCTTATCAAggcaaaatatgtaaataatttgtaTTTGCGGAAAGATAAATACACTTAACGAACCATCTAACGTTTCTCTTTAGTTTTAATCAGTATAATATTATTTCGAATGCTTACTTTTGTAATTTCGCACATATGTAGAAAGATATGTTGTAAAAAGCACACATGAAAATTTCATTTAGAACGAGTGATGccatgatatcattttattttcaagtaatcTACGGCCTACATCCAATTTTAATGTCTACAGTTTACAAaccaatgttggcaaaaagccggtcaatatgagtattgaccaggccggcggtcaatactggttaaaaccggtcagtactggtcaattcaatactatggtcactcttgggttgtcaatactggtttattcaacactatTACATAATGTATATTCACAGACTAGCACAGACTGtaatagtaatataaaaataaaaaaagaaatttgaataatttaaaactttgatCTTTAAAAGTATGGTGGTCAGTACTGGTCAGTTCAattctgtgatctcttgttaggttaatagattaaaggtcaaggtcagattgaaccagaacggtagaacttttATTAACAGTGAgcaatttctgttccttatgcaattactgaatgcatcaaggggggctttttgtgttcgacgagctcttgttaaaataaagttaccatgttcaaacagtgggattattgatcatAACAGCTAATTAGTGATTAGATAAACAGGCCAGCAACAtatctattgtatattgtaagacaatgtgacaattgctatcaaaacacaagtAAACCACTTCCATGAAAGGGCCAAGGTGTTCacagcaatttttcattaaatcatttataactgtgttacagtaaaaataattagatttattacttgtgaatcaaacacttgctacagtttatgaaatactttctacaaattaaatttagttaaattagcagtttttccacttattgtgacaattttttgtagaaaaataatatattttgttatctaatctaacagaaaatgttcaatgaccagtattgaccaattgACCACTTCTGGCCAATTTCAGAGTTCTGATTAGGTTGATTTAACTACCTAAATAATAATGCCTGCATTCAACTTAATCAAGCCCAAACGCTTTTAAACAGTCATgatttaattgttcataaactgcaaaatatctttaaagtcagtattgactaattgaccagtacTGACCagtcgaccagtattgaccggtattgaccacttcgGGGAGTATTGACTGGGGTGGTTTTATAACCGCCCAACATTGTTACAAACGAGCGAATTTCAATAAGTAAGGAAGTTTGCCCAAAACAAAATAACTTCTGTATTTGTCATACTTCTGGAATAAATCTAAATTTCATTCGATATTTGACCATATATGTTAGTGAAAATCCTCTACACCTCTGAATACTTTGATATGGCATTTGTTCGTTTGATAAAGActacttttgaatattttttaattggtTGAGGTCATAATCGAAGTTCTTGCACGACTGGattttatagaaattttaatAAGTCAttaacaatttacatttatatctCTTACAGGTACCATGCCGCTGGTATTTGTCAACACAATAGATACAGCCATGGAGGTGCTGGTTAAAAAATCAACCGATTTCGCTTCAAGAATGATAACTCCCACTGGTAAGTGTCAAATGATAGTGTGATTGGTTACTAGTTAGCTCCCCTGTCGAAAAATCGTTTTCATTTTATACCACTTGATTCAGCGCAATTTTGAATTCTCTCTAGTCCAATTACAGCTGTACTGTTGTCATATGAGGTGTAGTTGTGACCCCAATGGGGCCTGAACACATGGTCTAGGGGCTGCTTGACACCCTTGAACTAAACACGACCACCTTTTAAGTAGGGTCGACAATtagatttgtttatatatttcatactAACTGTATTAggaatgttttttgatttttttactgaAGATTGTTGAATTAAGTTtcacattatattattttaagattttggtTTTGCTTGAGTGATATCTATAACAATCAGATAATGTTCATTTTTACACCTTTTTAGTTGATGTGTTCACGTATGGTGGTAAAGATATAGCCTTTAGCAATTATGGTCCAACTTGGAAACTACACAGAAAAATTACATCAAAGGCATTGCGGTAAAAACACTACTTAACATCTTCCTGAAAGAAAACGACAATATATCAATTCAAATATCTTTCTGAAAGAACTTAGTAAATCCttgtaaaatgacattttatttgaaaaggtTGATTTTGAGATTCCCCATAAATTTCCTCCACTCGTCTGTCTGGAAAAAATATGTACTTGGAACTTAAGTTATCGACTATTAATTGAATGTACAATTTCATGATGTCATGTTATATTTGAGTTTGTCTTTCTATGCAGGTATTACTTGCAAGGAGACGCATTGGAGCACAGAATACACGATGCAGTGGAAACGGCTTTTGTTGAAATTGACAAAGTTTCTGGACAATTTGATCCAGCagaatatatcaattttattgttGTTAACATTCTTACGGGACTTTGTTTCGGAGGAAAGTAAGGGAAACATGTTTTTGACATAGAGTaataaaaacttctttttaaaattttaaaagtttaagcaTTAGTTCCGTCAGACTTGCAGCTTAACGGAATTCAGTTTAAAGGCTTTACTTGAATGCAAGTTCTAAAGAATGACCGGTGTACACACTTGAGTTTATATTGAACTCGGTTATCTCAAAGTGAAACACTCGGCCGTTTTGGAATTTCTCAAGACATTGAATATTTTGACATactgtatttatattattttatgctaTAGGCATGTTAAGATAAGAATGTTGACATGAACTTGTCAAATTTTGTCaatgaaaaagtaataataaaattacataatttgatttcTAGGGATTGTCACACTGAAgtcaaaaatgttaatttgaaataataactaGTGGCCATTTTGCAATTTTAGATATGATTTTAAGGATAAAGAACTGAGTTATATTTTGGAATCAGAAGATACCTTCAATGAGAAGCTCGGGGGAGGAACATGGGAAGATATATTTCCACCATTGAGATACGTGTATAAGACAGCACTTTTTAAGGAGGTGGAGGCATTTACTGATCAGGTTATAGAGCGCTTTATAAAGAAAAAGTTCAAAGAAGCAGAATCTACATTTAACAAAGGTAAGTTCGGGAATGTGTTTTATGTTAACTTTATACTTGACTTTTGACAAAAAGGAAATATGGTTTAAATTAACTTGTTTAGGTCTATTGCGAAACAAGTTTTACAGCTCACATTTATAACTATTGACACATCATTCCTGGTGTTATCTGTTACCGCGATgatatgagagaagagaagcgtTTCCCTTTTAGCGTTGAGTTCAAAACAAaggtaatactggtatcatactcTTTTTGTATGATGAGATCAAGGCTCGAAGCGGATGCTACACCAAAAGTCTTTCAAGACGGAAATGGAAAGAAACATGGATGCTTTCTTTTTGTAATTGAACACGAGACCAAAGATGTGTGTTTGTCATGGCTAGAGTCTTTGTCATATTTTGTTCATCTGTCGGTGTCTGTGTAGCTCTTTTTGTCTCTAGCAGTCcatattttaactatttaatGATTAAAATCACAAAAACACGTACTCGCACACAGTCTGGTCACGCACATGCAGTCACTCACGCATTTGGTATTATCAGTTTATTTCTTGGATACCTTGCAATGTTGCACATTGATAACAGTCATTTTGTATGCAGTAATATGCAATCTAATTAttcttttgtcaaatatttgaattgttttcctaaaacaatttttttctgttttattcctAAAACAATCTTTTTTCTTAACTGCACTATAAATAAATTATGGATCTCTTATATATATCCAAAAATGTGTCGTTTTGACtaaaaaccaaacaaataatCAGTCTTATAAATATAAATCGAAGAAACACAAGCAGCACGAATTGACATTGCTTCCATCCTTGTTTACATAACTTGTTGCTATATGCTAATTTTGTATtggtattttcagaaaatattcgGCACTTCACAGATAACCTGATTCTTGCTAGAACTGAAGCAGAAGAAGAGGATGGGAGTGAAGCTGCCAACGGTCTAGATGAAGAACATCTTGTTCAAACCCTTGCTGATATATTCTTTGGTAAGGCGAAAGAGATATGAAGATATTTTGTTGAAAGTACAATGtgtatttctgaaataatatttggCCCAGTGACATGTGCAGTTTGATTCTTTGCAAAAAAAGATGcctcttcttgaaaaccattttGCCAGTCCAGTTTGAAAATTGGTAATTTTTGGGCAAGTCGGAATTGGTGTACACATCTATCATTTGGAAGATCCAGTGTCGAGGACCGATTTATTATGCATCCAGTACAACATGTCAAACACATACATATTCTTTTGTAAGTCAAGTTTGCCTAACAGATGAATATCTTCTATGTCAAATGTGTTTTACTGATATATTTTAGCAAATTCATGGCAAGGTCATTTTGTCAAATTCCTATATTCCTTTACACGTCAatacccaaaataaaaaaatatatgagccgcgccatgagaaaaccaacatccgcgcagtctggtcaggatccatgctgttcactttcaaagccaattgcaattatagaaactgttagcgaacagcatggatcctgaccagactgcacggatgcgcaggctggtctggatccttgctggttgcaaacccactctgttggttttctcatggcacagctcaattttATTATCATAAGGCCAGATGTATTCAGTAGTGCTAATACTTTTATTCCTCTAGCAAGTACAATGTATCTTATTGATACCTTCCTTTTCAAGTCCATATATTTTAGGCCGTCCAATTTGTCCAGCAGCTGTTCTTTCTTACATTCATTGGCAACTCCAGTGTGTCGTATTGACATTGCCAGTTCTAACGTGTCTTATTGATATAATTCACGTTCAGTATGGGCATACTGATATTCTTTTTAGTGGTAGATGTATTCCTTTCAAGCCCAGTGAAATTTAGTGCATGAATATCAATTTTCTTGCATATCCAGTATCCTGTACGATAATAggaactgttttacagctgtaaaacatctgtaaaagacctgtactTTGAAATTACTGCTGTAAAAGACCTATAAATGAAAATCATGACCGGAAATgcagttgaaatttacaggtttaaaacatgcaggtctcaaaaatacatttataaaaactacagttgaaagttacagctgtacaGTTGTCATGTCTCAGAATGACAGCTGTATGTTTTTGGGTAGACTAGTTTTTGGAGGGAAGCACGATTTACATAGGACCattttgatatacaaatgttTTCCTTTGCAAGTCCAACATGACGTTTTGATATATATTCCTTGACCAAGCGACATTTTCCTACATAAGATTAGTGTGTTTTGTTTCTACTGATATAATCTTTAGACAGCCCAGCTAAGTAGTGATATATTCTTTAGTATGTCAAATGCGCCTATATAATGTTTTAAAGGTTAAGCCATATGCTGTATTGATGTAGTAttttgtaattatgtttaaattatatCCTCGGGTAAGCTTGTCTGTTTTTGGCAAGATGGtgtcttatttatattttcttttgtaagCCTTGGCGACTTGTCTTACAGATATATTTCTGGTGATGCTTTTGTCGCAGTGATTCATTATTTGTTATTACCAAGTTGTCTTATTTATAGGCTTATGTCATAGGTAATGTATTCATTTGTAAGTTAGTGTCTTcctgatatattgttttgttacCTGTGTAATGATATATTCATTCAAATTGATACATGAAAGTTTGTGCGTATGATATGTCCAATGTGTCACACTGATATGCGCGACAAACGTTTACACTTTTCCCAGTAAGATGAGAACATAATTTTTCGTTATTAAAGAATGATAGCAGGGCAACGTATTTACTTTGAAACTTGTCCACACTTATTTGTTGTTTAACGGAAAGGTTTTGTACTATTAATTTTGCTCTATGTAACAAAAAAGTTAAGTATACTGAATGTTCGGAATACCTACTGTGAAACTTAGGCCAgctttttttattagctcacctgagcacgaagtgctcaaggtgagcttttgtgatcgccctgtggctgtcgtccgtcgtcgtcaacaatttgactgttaacactctagaggtcacaattttagactaatcttaatgaaacttagtcagaatgttaccctcaataaaatcttggacaaggttgatattgggtcatctggggtcaaaaactaggtcaccaggtcaaatcaaaggaaaagcttcttaactctagaggtcacaattttgacccaatcttaatgaaacttggtcaaaatgttaccctcaataaaatcttggacgaattcgatattgggtcatctggggtcaaaaactaggtcaccaggtcaaatcaaaggaaaagcttgttaacactagaggtcacaattttggcccaatcttaatgaaacttggtcagaatgttaccctcaataaaatcttggatgagttcgatattgggtaatctgtggtcaaaaactatgtcaccgggtcagatcaaaggaaaagcttgttaacactgtagaggtcaaaattttgacccaaacttaatgaaacttggtcagaatataactcaataatatcttggacaagttcgatattgggtcatctagggttaaaaactaagtcaccaggtcaaatcaaaggaaaagcttcttaacactctagaggtcacaattttggcccaatcttaatgaaacttggtcagaatgttacctcaataaaatcttggacgagttcgatattgggtcatctggggtcaaaaactaggtcaccaggtcaaatcagaggaaaagaatgttaacactgtagaggccatatttatgactatatcttcatgaaacttggtcagaattttaaccatgatgatctcaaagttcagtttgaatctgggtcatgtggggtcaaaaactaggtcaccaggtcaaatcaaaggaaaagctagttaacactctagaggccacatttatgaccatgtcttaatgaaacttggtcagaatgttaatcttgatgatctatagggcaagttcaaatctgggtcaggtagggtcaaaaactaggtcaccgggccAAATcgaagggaaagcttgttaacactctagaggccatatttatgatgtatcttcatgaaactgagtcagaatgttaatcttgatgatctttatgtcaggttcaaatctgggtcatgtgggatgaaAAGCTAGGTCACCGTGTCAAATGAcaggaaaaatttgttaacaccctagaggcggtatttatgaccatatcttaatgaaactttattgatgatctttaggtcaataggtcagatgagcgatacagggccttcgtggCCCTCTTGTCATATGTCAGCAGTTTTTCTGTCTGAAATTTAGCTTGTACGCAGCCCAAATCATACTCTGATAATTATTATTCCAATGATTGTCTTTGCATGTTCTAGCTGGAATAGATACCTCAAGATTCACGCTCAGATTTGCCCTGTTACACATGGTGGCGTTCCAAGACATACAAGAAAAGGTCCAGGAAGAGATTGATAACGTGGTCGGTAAGTGATTTGTTATCAACGATattgataaaatagaaaataattgtttaaataaaacaataaggaACTGAGAAATACCAATAGGAAACAGAGTCCATGCAATCCCCCCCTCTGAATGATTATACTTATATAGGTTGTACCTGGAGCCAGTTTTCAGTTCGGCCATAATACGGTTACTCTTGTCAGCTGTATTATTATACAAGTATGTTTAGCTGACATAGTCTGTACAAATCAGGACAATATATTTGATGTGGATTTAAGACCATTAGCGTTTGAGTCaagtataaaaagaaagaaaatgttccTCGATGTCATGGcagaaataaatcatttcaaagcGGCAGTGCTGTAATTTTTTCAATTATAAGAATCGGTTTTTACAGTGACACAGCAATAGATTCTTGAGCTGTCTTATTGGCAATTGGTGTCCGGCTTCTGGTCAGTACGAAAGAGAGTGGATCAGCTGTAAGGCAGTTGTATCAAATTCATTAAACACCTGATATTTAATACTGATTTGTTTTTTCCTGACGCTCTATTTAGGCAGGactatcaaaataatgctttgtTGGACAAGGTGCGTTTGATATTTCCGAGTCTTCATTTATGATTGCCAAGAAATTAGTATTTGTCACAACCATTTGCACAACTCGTGGTCTTTGTGTAAAACGCTCTTGCAAGAAACTCACAAATCTCTTTTTTGCTTTAGGTAGAGACAGATTACCGGGAATTGCAGATCGACCGAATTTGGGTTACACAGAAGCTGTTTTACACGAAAGCATGCGTTTAGCAAGCGTTGCTCCGACAGGACTTTTTCACATGACGTCACGTGATACTGAAGTTTGTAAGGGTGATTCGAAACTGCGAACCCTTGTTAATATACGAAACTTTTTTCCAGTTTACGCACATGAGCTATCATCTTAATGCTAGTcatattttgttttcctttgaATACTCATAATTATCTTAAAATCAGTAGGATCATACTTGATTGACCTTTATACGTTTATAAAAGTAAGGTTATGAGATGTTTTCCGTGAGATGAATTTACAGAAGACAGCGTGAGTTCATTTGTCTTCCATTTTTGAGTCGTGTTATATTGGAAAATCGTCAGTTACTTGCGTTGAACAAGTTTGTACTTGTTGTATTCCAATCAGAAACAAAGTTTTAGCGATTACTGTTACAGTaacaaaatgcatgcatttttaaattgtttgacaaTACTgacttatttatattttgtatttttaagctgGTTACAGAATCCCTAAAGGAACAAATGTAGTCATCAATCACTGGGGATTGCACCATGATCCTGATGCCTGGGATGAAGTGGACAGATTTATCCCTGAAAGA is a window from the Mercenaria mercenaria strain notata chromosome 7, MADL_Memer_1, whole genome shotgun sequence genome containing:
- the LOC123554099 gene encoding steroid 17-alpha-hydroxylase/17,20 lyase-like isoform X1; protein product: MHATLLFSCPNNQHLHTKVGGDTSMIQEFLLSGSVGVTCLVALVTGLVVYWLIQKWKYKFPPGPSGLPLLGNALQMDSKKLHEQAFEWSKKYGPVITVRLGTMPLVFVNTIDTAMEVLVKKSTDFASRMITPTVDVFTYGGKDIAFSNYGPTWKLHRKITSKALRYYLQGDALEHRIHDAVETAFVEIDKVSGQFDPAEYINFIVVNILTGLCFGGKYDFKDKELSYILESEDTFNEKLGGGTWEDIFPPLRYVYKTALFKEVEAFTDQVIERFIKKKFKEAESTFNKENIRHFTDNLILARTEAEEEDGSEAANGLDEEHLVQTLADIFFAGIDTSRFTLRFALLHMVAFQDIQEKVQEEIDNVVGRDRLPGIADRPNLGYTEAVLHESMRLASVAPTGLFHMTSRDTEVSGYRIPKGTNVVINHWGLHHDPDAWDEVDRFIPERYLGENGKLGPKPKNWLPFSAGTRVCLGEFVAKPELHLIFASLMQRYKWKMVSGLCPDITPAGNAFALGSKPYKVVVEKRI
- the LOC123554099 gene encoding cytochrome P450 1A1-like isoform X2 — encoded protein: MIQEFLLSGSVGVTCLVALVTGLVVYWLIQKWKYKFPPGPSGLPLLGNALQMDSKKLHEQAFEWSKKYGPVITVRLGTMPLVFVNTIDTAMEVLVKKSTDFASRMITPTVDVFTYGGKDIAFSNYGPTWKLHRKITSKALRYYLQGDALEHRIHDAVETAFVEIDKVSGQFDPAEYINFIVVNILTGLCFGGKYDFKDKELSYILESEDTFNEKLGGGTWEDIFPPLRYVYKTALFKEVEAFTDQVIERFIKKKFKEAESTFNKENIRHFTDNLILARTEAEEEDGSEAANGLDEEHLVQTLADIFFAGIDTSRFTLRFALLHMVAFQDIQEKVQEEIDNVVGRDRLPGIADRPNLGYTEAVLHESMRLASVAPTGLFHMTSRDTEVSGYRIPKGTNVVINHWGLHHDPDAWDEVDRFIPERYLGENGKLGPKPKNWLPFSAGTRVCLGEFVAKPELHLIFASLMQRYKWKMVSGLCPDITPAGNAFALGSKPYKVVVEKRI